A segment of the Ramlibacter agri genome:
CCTCACCGCGCGCGACGCGCTGCACGACCGCGTGCAGGGCCTCGACCTGGGCGCGGACGACTACATGATCAAGCCCTTCGAGCTGCCGGAGCTGCTGGCGCGCCTGCGCGCGCTGCTGCGGCGCTCGCAGGCCGCGACCTCTGCGGTGCTGAGCTTCGGGCCGATCGAGCTGGACACGGCCAACCGCCGCGCCAGCGCGCAGCGCAATGGCACGTCGGTGGCCATCGAGCTGGGCCCGCGCGAGTGGACCGTGATGGAGTACCTCCTGATCAACGCGCCCAAGCCGGCCAGCAAGGACAAGCTGCTGCAGGCGCTGACGGGCTGGGACAAGGAGATCACGCCCAACGCGGTGGAGGTCTACATCTCGCGCCTGCGCGGCAAGCTGGAGCCTTACGGCGTGGCGCTGCGCTCCATCCGCGGCTTCGGCTACCGCCTGGAGCTGCGCGCCGCCGAAACGCAGTGAGGCTGGCGCTGCGTCCGGGCGGCGGGCGCAACCCGGCCCAGCGCGCCATGATGGCCGGCCTGCGCCGGCGCCTGCTGGTGATGCTGATCGCGCCGCTGGTGTTGCTGGCGATCATCAATGCCTGGTTCGACTACCGCTCCGCCGCCAACGTGGCGAGCCAGCAGGACGAGCGCCTGCTGGCCCTGCTGCCGCTGGTGGCCGACTCGGTCATCGGCGAAGGCGAGCCGCCGCTGCTGCTGCTGGCCCCGCAGGTCGACGAATTCCTGAAGGACGGCCACGGCTTCACCGCCTATGCGGTGGTGGATGCCGACGGCAAGCTGCTGCTGGGCGCGCCCTGGCTGGCCGACCTGCCGCCCTCCGGGCTGGAGCCGGAGTTCCACAGCGAGGAGCATGGCGGCGCCACCTGGCGCATCGTGCGCCAGCGCCAGCCCACCGTGCTGGGCGAGGTGGCCATCGCGGTGGCCGACGGCTCCGACCCGCGCCAGCAGTGGCTGCGCGCCGTGCTGCTGAAGGTGCTGCTGCCCAACCTGGTGTTGATCGCGATCGCTGCCTTTGCCGTGGGCTGGGCAGTGGAGCGCGCGCTGAAGCCGCTGCTGGCCTTGCGGGACGCGGTGGAGCGGCGCTCGCCGCGCGACCTGAGCGCGCTGGACGAAACCGCGGCGCCGGGCGAAGTGCGGCCGCTGGTGCTGTCGCTCAATCGCCTGTTCGGCCTGGTGAACGCGCAGGCCGAGAGCCAGCGCCGCTTCGTCGCCGACGCGGCGCACCAGCTGCGCACGCCGCTGGCGGGCCTGCAGGCGCAGGTGGAAGCCTGGGCCCAGGCTGCGGACCCGGCGCAGGAGACGCTGGCGCTGCCTACCGAGCAGGTGCACAAGCTGCGCAGCGCCACCCGGCGCACGACGCAGCTGGCCAACCAGCTGCTGGCGCTATCGCGGGCCGACGCGCGCGGCATGCATTCGCAGCCCGAACAGCGGGTGGACCTGAAGTCGCTGTGCGAGGACATCCTGCAGGCGCACCTGGACGCAGCCGAGTCCCGCCGCATCGACCTCGGCCTCGACGCCGAGCCGGCGCAGGTGATGGGCCATGCCTGGCTGCTGCGCGAGCTGCTGTCCAACCTCGTGGACAACGCCGTCAAGTACACGGACGAGGGCGGCGCGGTCACCATCCGCTGCGGCGAGCGCTTCGGCACGCCTTTCCTGGAGGTGGAAGACGACGGCCCCGGCGTGGCCGCCGAGGAAGTGCCGCGCATCCTCGAGCGCTTCTACCGGGTCCAGGGCACGCAGGGCGAGGGCAACGGCCTGGGCCTGGCGATCGCCGAGGAAATCGCGCGGGTCCACGACAGCCACCTGATGATCCAGCCCGGAAGCGGCGGAAAGGGGCTGAAAGTCACGCTTCCGCTGCCCGCCTGAGGGGAGAGAGCAACAGGCGGCAGCCCGCGGGCGACGCCCGGGGGAACCCGTACTGTCGGGTATGCGAGAATGATCTCGACACAGCTGTTGCCGACTTTCATGTCTCACGCCGAGCTCGATACCCCCGAACCCACCCCCGGCCAGGAAGCGCCGGCGGCTGCCGCGGCGCGCAAGCGCCCGAAGCCGGGTGAGCGTCGGGTGCAGATCCTGCAGGCGCTGGCGACCATGCTGGAACAGCCTGGCGCCGAGCGCATCACCACCGCGGCCCTGGCCGCCCGCCTGGAAGTGAGCGAAGCGGCGCTGTACCGCCATTTCGCCAGCAAGGCGCAGATGTTCGAAGGCCTCATCGAGTTCATCGAGCAGAGCGTCTTCACGCTGATCAACCAGATCGGCGAGCGCGAGCCCGAGAGCCAGGCCCAGGCCGCGCGCATCGTGGCGATGCTGGTGCAGTTCGCCGAGAAGAACCCGGGCATGACACGCGTGATGGTCGGCGACGCGCTGGTGTACGAGAACGAGCGCCTGCAGCAGCGCATGAACCAGTTCTTCGACAAGGTGGAAGCCTCGCTGCGCCAGTGCCTGCGCGCTTCGTCCGAGTCCAGCCCTGCGCCTACCGTCGACGCGCAGGTGCGCGCCTCCGTGCTCACGGCCTTCATCGTCGGGCGGCTGCAGCGCTTCGCGCGCTCGGGCTTCAAGCGGATGCCGTCCGAGCATCTCGACGCTGCGCTCTCGCGCATGCTTTGAATGACAGAGTGACCGGTTGCCGGTCATGGCGTCATGTTGCAAATCCAGATTGCGGGCGAGGATGCGCAACTGCATCCCACCGGCGCCCTCTGCCTTCCCGCCCACGCCACGCTGCTGGTCGCTGACGCCCATTTCGGCAAGGCGGTGAGCTTTCGCAAGCTCGGCGTGCCGGTGCCGCGCGGCACCACCAGCGGCACGCTGACGAAGCTCGACGAGGCCCTGGCCGCCACCGGCGCGCAACATGTCGTCTTCCTCGGCGACTTCCTGCATTCCGCGCACGCGCACGCGGCCGGCACCTTGGCGGCGCTGCACGACTGGCGTGACGCGCATGCCAGCCTGCAGCTCACGCTGGTGCGCGGCAACCACGACCAGCGCGCGGGTGACCCGCCCGCCAGCCTCGGCTGCGAGGTCGTCGACGAGCCGCTGAGGCTGGGTCCGTTCGCGCTGTGCCATCACCCGCGGCCCGTGGCGCAGGCCTACGTGCTGGCCGGCCACTGGCATCCCTGCGTCAGCGTGGCGGGCCGCGCCTTCGAACGGTTGCGCCTGCCCTGTTTCTGGCTGGGCCAGGAAGTGGGCGTGCTGCCGGCCTTCGGCAGCTTCACCGGCATGCATCCCATCCAGCTGCGCGCCGGCGATCGCCTCTTCGCCATCGCCGGCGACGTGGTGCGGGCGCTGCCCCAGGTTCAGGCCGGGTCGGACCCGCGCTGACAACGTCCGTCTAACTCCTCCGGCGCGCCAGCCTCTGCGGCTCGCCTGCAATCGGGACAGGAACACCAGGTTCCCCATCCCGACAAGGAGTCCCCATGAAGATGAAACATGCAGCCGGGGCGCTGGCCATCGCCGCCGCTTTCGCCGCTCCCGCTTTTGCCGACCAGGCGGTCGTCGCCGCCAGCGGCCCCGTCGTCACTTCCGGCACCGGCGTCGTCGTGACGCCCGGCGCGCCGCTGGTGGCGGTGCAGACCGTGCCGGTGCCCGGCGCCGTCGTCGCCGAGATCGACTCGCACACCACGGTCGACGGCAATCGCAAGACGACCGTCACGCGCTACTGGAACAACGTGCCTCCGGACGTGAAGCGCGACGACGACTTCCGCCGCTGGCAGATGCTGAAGTAAGGCGGACGGCGGCGTTACTTGTGTCGCAAGCCGCAAGTTTCCGCCGCTCCTACAAGCGGCATCAATGGTGGCTGGCGAACGGGCCGGCCAGCTGCGCTCGAATGAGGCCCTTCCCTATCAAGGAGTGCTCATGAACCGCAAACATGCAGTCCTGGCGCTGGCCGCCGTTGCGCTGTCCTCCGCCGCGTTGGCGGACACGGACCTGTCCGTGCTGGGCGCCGGCACGGCCACGATGCCCGACGCCACCGTCGCCATCAGTCCCGCGCCCGCCGACGTCATGGTCGTGCCGGTCGTTCCCTCGGTCAACGGCATGATGGTTGCCGACGCGGGCAGCTACACCACGGTCAGCACGACGCCGGCCGGGGCCAAGGCCACGACGGTCTATCACCGCTACTGGCTCGGCGTGCCTCCCGGCGCGGAACACCGCGCGGACTTCCAGCGCTGGATGCAGCTGAAGTAGGTCAGGCTACGCGGGCGCCGACCTTCGCGCCGGCCGCGACGATCTCGGCCCAGGTCGTGTCGTCGACGGCGATGCCCTCGCGCTCGCGTTGCGATCGCGCGGCGCGCTCCGGTTCGCCCGCGATCAGCACACCCGTGCTGCCGGGCGCGTTCGGGCTCTGGCGCAGCCAGTCGACGAAGCCCAGCGCTTCGCGCGTGAAAGTTTCTTGCGTGCCGAGCTTGCGCGGGTCCACCACCACGGTGAACATGCCGTTCAGCACGGTGCGCGCATGGTCGGCCGGGCGGTGCCAGGTGCCGCCGCCGGTGAGCGCGCCACCGAGCAGCTCGCAGGCCACGGCCATGCCATAGCCCTTGTGTTCGCCGAAGGCGAGCAGGGCGCCGAACATGCCGCCCGGTTGCGGCACGACCACCACGCCGGGGTCGGTGGTGGGCTGGCCGTTCTGGTCGATCAGGTAGCCCGGCTCGACCCGGCGTCCCTCGTTGTAGGCGACGCGCATCTTGCCCTGCGCCACGCGGCTGGTCGCGAAATCCAGCACGAAGGGCTCGCGGCCCGCGAGCGGAATGCCGCAGCAGAACGGGTTGGTGCCGTAGCGGCCATCGCCGCCGCCATAAGGCGCGACCGTGGGCTTGGACAGCACGTTGACGAAGTGCAGCGACACCAGGCCGCGCGCCACCGCCATCTCGGCGA
Coding sequences within it:
- a CDS encoding response regulator transcription factor, which translates into the protein MRLLLVEDDVMVASGIKLGLSNAGYAVDWVGSGERAEEVLRNEVFDAAIIDIGLPHMDGLELTRRLRRPEMASQHLPVLILTARDALHDRVQGLDLGADDYMIKPFELPELLARLRALLRRSQAATSAVLSFGPIELDTANRRASAQRNGTSVAIELGPREWTVMEYLLINAPKPASKDKLLQALTGWDKEITPNAVEVYISRLRGKLEPYGVALRSIRGFGYRLELRAAETQ
- a CDS encoding ATP-binding protein, which encodes MMAGLRRRLLVMLIAPLVLLAIINAWFDYRSAANVASQQDERLLALLPLVADSVIGEGEPPLLLLAPQVDEFLKDGHGFTAYAVVDADGKLLLGAPWLADLPPSGLEPEFHSEEHGGATWRIVRQRQPTVLGEVAIAVADGSDPRQQWLRAVLLKVLLPNLVLIAIAAFAVGWAVERALKPLLALRDAVERRSPRDLSALDETAAPGEVRPLVLSLNRLFGLVNAQAESQRRFVADAAHQLRTPLAGLQAQVEAWAQAADPAQETLALPTEQVHKLRSATRRTTQLANQLLALSRADARGMHSQPEQRVDLKSLCEDILQAHLDAAESRRIDLGLDAEPAQVMGHAWLLRELLSNLVDNAVKYTDEGGAVTIRCGERFGTPFLEVEDDGPGVAAEEVPRILERFYRVQGTQGEGNGLGLAIAEEIARVHDSHLMIQPGSGGKGLKVTLPLPA
- the slmA gene encoding nucleoid occlusion factor SlmA, giving the protein MSHAELDTPEPTPGQEAPAAAAARKRPKPGERRVQILQALATMLEQPGAERITTAALAARLEVSEAALYRHFASKAQMFEGLIEFIEQSVFTLINQIGEREPESQAQAARIVAMLVQFAEKNPGMTRVMVGDALVYENERLQQRMNQFFDKVEASLRQCLRASSESSPAPTVDAQVRASVLTAFIVGRLQRFARSGFKRMPSEHLDAALSRML
- the pdeM gene encoding ligase-associated DNA damage response endonuclease PdeM; protein product: MLQIQIAGEDAQLHPTGALCLPAHATLLVADAHFGKAVSFRKLGVPVPRGTTSGTLTKLDEALAATGAQHVVFLGDFLHSAHAHAAGTLAALHDWRDAHASLQLTLVRGNHDQRAGDPPASLGCEVVDEPLRLGPFALCHHPRPVAQAYVLAGHWHPCVSVAGRAFERLRLPCFWLGQEVGVLPAFGSFTGMHPIQLRAGDRLFAIAGDVVRALPQVQAGSDPR
- a CDS encoding malate/lactate/ureidoglycolate dehydrogenase; this encodes MSKTFEAARLRRTVAEIITAAGSKKDEAQTVADNLVLANLSGHDSHGVGMVPRYVDAVLEGGLKPNTGIAVKVDTPSLLAIDGQRGYGQVVGEQAMALAMERAQDSGSCVMVLANSHHLGRIGHFAEMAVARGLVSLHFVNVLSKPTVAPYGGGDGRYGTNPFCCGIPLAGREPFVLDFATSRVAQGKMRVAYNEGRRVEPGYLIDQNGQPTTDPGVVVVPQPGGMFGALLAFGEHKGYGMAVACELLGGALTGGGTWHRPADHARTVLNGMFTVVVDPRKLGTQETFTREALGFVDWLRQSPNAPGSTGVLIAGEPERAARSQREREGIAVDDTTWAEIVAAGAKVGARVA